One Streptomyces showdoensis genomic region harbors:
- a CDS encoding YigZ family protein has protein sequence MQEQYRTLAGEGVHESEINRSRFICALAPVATEEEAQEFVARIRREHPTATHNCFAYVVGADASVQKASDDGEPGGTAGVPMLQMLLRREMRYVAAVVTRYYGGVKLGAGGLIRAYGGVVGEALDALGTVTRHRYRIATVTVDHQRAGKLQNDLRATGRSVREVSYGAAVSIEIGLPDADVTQFTAWLADVTAGTAGLELGGEAYGDA, from the coding sequence ATGCAGGAGCAGTACCGCACGCTCGCCGGCGAGGGCGTCCACGAGTCCGAGATCAACCGATCGCGCTTCATCTGCGCGCTCGCGCCCGTCGCCACCGAGGAGGAGGCGCAGGAGTTCGTCGCGCGCATCCGCCGCGAGCACCCCACCGCCACCCACAACTGCTTCGCGTACGTCGTCGGCGCCGACGCCTCCGTCCAGAAGGCGTCCGACGACGGCGAACCCGGCGGCACCGCGGGCGTCCCCATGCTGCAGATGCTGCTGCGCCGCGAGATGCGGTACGTCGCCGCCGTCGTCACCCGCTACTACGGGGGCGTGAAACTCGGCGCGGGCGGCCTCATCCGCGCGTACGGAGGGGTCGTCGGCGAGGCCCTCGACGCGCTCGGCACCGTCACCCGGCACCGCTACCGGATCGCCACCGTCACCGTCGACCACCAGCGCGCGGGCAAGCTCCAGAACGATCTCCGCGCCACCGGGCGCTCCGTCCGCGAGGTGAGCTACGGGGCCGCCGTCAGCATCGAGATCGGGCTGCCGGACGCCGACGTGACGCAGTTCACGGCCTGGCTCGCCGACGTGACGGCGGGCACCGCCGGCCTCGAACTCGGGGGAGAGGCGTACGGCGATGCGTGA